Part of the Benincasa hispida cultivar B227 chromosome 11, ASM972705v1, whole genome shotgun sequence genome, AAATTAAGAGAATATAAACACACTTCTCAAAGACTAAAATGATTACCATACTGTGCCTAactaattcaaaaaatatttttagaaaaacatgGTTTCTCTCTGCAATGATATTCAGATATTAATGGGAGATTCTATGACATCCACTCAAAAACTTGCACATTTAACATTTTGGGTCACTCCCGACAAGATTATAGTGTACAAAACAATTGAGTTATGAGATATGTTATCTATTCTGCTTTATGATTACGTTCTTAAAGCTTCCCAACTtggaatattttattaatttgtatATGTGTGTATTTGTATAAAtacgtttatttatttaaatttagaacaATAAATGTAAAGATGAAGATCGAATCTCTGCCTTTAAAGTAAGGAGTACATGCCAAACGTTAGTATATATAACTTTTTTCTTCTACATATATTGTATTAACCAAATTTACAACTTGATTTACAATACAATAAGATTGCATATAATTTGCTATTATTCCATATCCCAAAGAGAAGCCAAGGAGTCCCAGAAATGATCTGTCTCATCATCTCTCTCTGCAAAGTTCATATTTGGATAACAAAAACAGAAGTCCAAACTGTTACAATCTTCATGATGATGATTCACTTCATGCTTCTCATTTGCCAACTGATGCGAAATCCAATTCGATACCCGAATTTCATAAGGCGAACTCGTGATCTCAAAGTTGGAGAACCCAAAATGATTGCAAGAAATATTGCACAATGGAATGTCCTTCCTCTCATTATGGTCATGCCTTGGACTTCCTGCACCACATTTCTTCGATGAAACTTTGTCCTGTTTCCCATGTTTTCCTTTGCACTCTGCACAACAATTGAAGAAACTTCAACAAATCAATAGAGACAATTATATGTGATTGAGATATCAAGAACCAACACAGATTTTTCCATGAACCTTCAAGTTGAATTGGGAACTTTTTCCTCAAATGGCTTCTCCAGTAGTTCTTGATCTCATTATCAGTTCTTCCTGGAAGCCATTGCGCAATTCTCGACCATCTATAAGAAGATGAATTGGGATATGATGATGCTGACAGAGCAATAAAGTTCCAAATTTTGCCTCATCCACATGTTAAAATGAGAGCTTTTTAGTCCTTACTTGTTACCCCATTTCTTATGAAGTTTCAGAATGATTTCTTCTTCCTCGGAATTTATACGATCGTGTTTAAGATTGGGGCGGAGATAGTTAAGCCATCTGAATCTGCAGCTTTTCCCACTTCTCTCAAGCCCTgcaaacaaaccaacaaacatTGGCcaataaaattaaatgcaaCGAGAAAACTTGGCTGATGACCAACACAAGACGTATTTACTGACTATTTTTTCTAGGTACATTGTCTACTcttgcaaagaaaaaaaaca contains:
- the LOC120089716 gene encoding transcription factor MYB27-like, with protein sequence MANQSALQSEKLRRGPWLEEEDRKLTIFVTRMGERKWDLIAKASGLERSGKSCRFRWLNYLRPNLKHDRINSEEEEIILKLHKKWGNKWSRIAQWLPGRTDNEIKNYWRSHLRKKFPIQLEECKGKHGKQDKVSSKKCGAGSPRHDHNERKDIPLCNISCNHFGFSNFEITSSPYEIRVSNWISHQLANEKHEVNHHHEDCNSLDFCFCYPNMNFAERDDETDHFWDSLASLWDME